From the Zavarzinia compransoris genome, the window CGATGCCGGGCGGACGCTTCTGCCCGGCAGAAGCTGCCGGGTGGCGGCAGCGCGAAAACCGCTTGTTAACGAAGATCGGCGTAAATGAACGTCGGATCGCGATGAAGAAGGGAATCGGGCGGCGCCATGGCCAGCAATGCGGCATCCCAGCAGGACCTCGATTCCCTGGTTTCCGGCCTTGCCCCCGGCGACGGGGCGGAGGGCGGCGAGGGCAAGAAGAAGAAAGGCCGCAAGCTGCTCTTCATCCTGCTGCCGGTCGCCCTGCTGCTGCTGGGCGGCGGCGGGGCCTATGTCGCCGGCCTGCTCGATCCCCTGCTCGGCAAGACCGAGGAGGCGGCGGACGGCCATGGCGGCGAGGCCGCCCACGGCGAGGTGAAGCCGGGCGAGGGCAAGCCGGGCGAGCACGGCGCGGCGGCCGCGGCCGATCCCGTCTTCTACGACCTGCCGGACATGCTGGTGAACCTGCACACCACCGGCACCCGCGCCGCCTATCTGAAGATCAAGCTGGCGCTGCAATATACCGATCCCCTGATGACGCCGGTGCTCCAGAAGGTGCAGCCCCGGATCATCGACAGTTTCCAGATCTATCTCCGCGAATTGCGGATCGAGGATCTCGAAGGCTCGGCCGGGCTGATGCGCCTCAAGGAGGAATTGCTCGCCCGGTCCAACCAGTTGATGGCCCCGGCCCGGATCGACGACGTCCTGTTCAAGGAAATGCTGGTGCAGTGATGGCGGGCGAGCAGGACCAGGCCGGCACGCCGGTGGACGAGGACGCGCTGGCCGCGGAATGGGCCGCCATGGCCGGCGGCGACGAGCCCGACGAAGCGGGCGAGGGGGCCGCGGCGGCGGATGCCGACGACGCCGGCCTGCCCGAGGATGCGGCCCTGGCCGGCCAGTCCGGCCGGGCGCTGAGCCAGGACGAGATCGACAGCCTGCTCGGCTTCGATGCGGTCGATGCCGGCGCCAATGCCCAGACCGGCATCCGCTCGATCATCAATTCCTCGCTGGTCTCCTATGGCCGGCTGCCCATGCTCGAAATCGTCTTCGACCGGCTGGTGCGGCTGCTCTCCACCTCGATGCGCAATTTCACCTCGGACAATGTCGAGGTGACGCTGGACAACATCACTTCGATCCGCTTCGGCGAATATCTGAACTCGATCCCGCTGCCGGCGATCCTGGCCGTGTTCCGGGCCGAGGAATGGGACAATTACGGTCTCCTGACGGTCGAATCCAACCTGATCTATTCGATCGTCGACGTGCTGCTCGGCGGGCGCAAGGGCACGACGCCGATGCGCATCGAGGGCCGGCCCTATACGACGATCGAGCGCAACCTGGTCGAGCGCATGGTGATGGTCGTCCTCAAGGACATGAAGACCGCCTTCGAGCCGTTGACCCCGGTCGATTTCCATTTCGACCGGCTGGAGGTGAACCCGCGCTTCGCCACCATCGCCCGCGATCCCAATGCGGCGATCCTGGTCAAGCTCCGCGTCGACATGGAGGATCGCGGCGGGCGCATCGAACTGGTGCTGCCCTATGCCACCATCGAGCCGGTGCGCGAGCTTCTGCTCCAGATGTTCATGGGCGAGAAATTCGGCCGCGACACCATCTGGGAAAGCCATCTCGCGACCGAATTGTGGTCGACCGAGGTGCAGGTCGACGCCGTTCTCGACGAACAGGTGATGAACCTCGGCGAAGTCATGAATTTCAAGGTCGGGCAGACCATCATGTTGAATTGCGCGCCCGATTCGCCGATCGAACTGAAGTGCGGCGGCACGCCCATGCTGCGCGGCCGCATGGGGCGGATCGGCGCCATGGTCGCGGTCAAGGTCGAGGAATCCCTGATGAAGCCGAAGCGCGGGGGGGGCAAGGGGTGATGGGTGCCATCGGTCTGGCCATGGACTTGCTGCTCGGCGGGCTCCTGATCGCCACCATCGTGCTGGCCGTGCGCCTGCACCGCAAGCTCCAGGGCCTGCGCGGCGGCCACGACGAATTGCGCCTGCTGGTCGAAGGCCTGAACGAGGCGACCCGCCGCGCCCAGGCCGGCATCATCGAATTGCGCATGGCGGCGGAGGCCTCGAGCGCCCGCCTCGGCCACCAGGTGGAGACGGCACGCAAGGCGACCGACGAATTGTCGCTGCTCGTCGCCTCGGCCGACAATCTGGCGGACCGTCTGGCCCGGGCCGGCTCGCCCGCGCCGAAGCCGGCCGATCCGGGCCGGCCGGCCGCCGATCCCGCCATCCTGCGCGCCCTGAAGGATATCCGATGAGCGCGGCCGCCAAGCCCGTCCGCCGCGTCGCCCTGCTGCCGGTGGTGGCCGGGGTGGCCCTGGCCGTGCTGGCGCTGCGCCTGCCCGAGATGGCGGTCGCGGTCACGCGCTATCTGCCCGCGGCCAACAGCGCCCGCGCGGCGGAGCCGGCGGCCCCGGCGCCCGCGCCGGCCCCTGCGCCTGTTCCGGCGGCTGCGGCACCTGCGGCGACCCCGACCCCCGCCTTCGATCCGGACAAGCTGACCCCGGGCGAGATCGACGTCCTGCAGAATCTGGCCAAGCGCCGGGCCGAACTCGATACAAGGGCCCGCGAACTCGACAGCCGCGAAGCCCTGATGGCCGCGGCCGAAGCCCGGATCGACAAGAAACTCGCCGAGATCAAGGAGGCGGAGGCGCGCCTCGCCGCGGCGACCGCCAGCCGCAGCGCCGAGGACGAGGCCCAGATCGCCCGCCTGGTCAAGGTCTACGAGACGATGAAGCCGGCGGATGCCGCCAATATCTTCAATACCCTGGATTTCCCGGTCCTGATCGAGGTCGCCGGCCGCATGAAGGAGGCGAAGATCGCCCCCGTGCTGGCGGCCATGGACCCCGAGGCGGCCAAGGCGCTGACCGTCGCCCTGGCCCGCCGCCGGGGCAGCGAATCGGCGCCGGCGGCAGCGGGCAGCGGCGGCTAGGGCATCTTCAGGCGAAGTGGAGCCGGTTCGCCGTCCGAAGATGCCTGAAATGAAGGCGATAGAGCATGGGCAGGCAAAGGTGAACCCTTGATGAGTAACACGACCCGCACCTTCAACGACCGGCGCTTCGCCGACCGCCTCGCCGCCATCGCCGCCGAGACCGGCGGGCGCGTTCCGGTCGCCGAGATCGGCCGCATCGTCGCCAGCCTGCTCGACAGTCTCGAGGGCGGGCCGGCCGCCGTTCCCGTCCCGGGGCCTGCCTCTGCTTCCGTCCTTATCCCCGCATCCGTCCCCGCGGTCGCCGACGAGCTGGAAAGCCTGCTCGCCTATATCCACCAGACCCAGGCGGAAATCGCCGCCCTGCGCCCGGCCGAACTGACCGGCGAGAAAATCCCCCAGGCCAACGACCAGTTGCGCTCGGTGGTCGATGCCACGGAACAGGCGACCGGCGTCTTCCTCGACATCGCCGAGGAACTGGAGGCCCTGGCCGATACTTTCGGCTCCGCCAACGCGGACGATATCCGCACCATCGCCACCAGGATCTACGAAGCTTCGAATTTCCAGGACATCACCGGCCAGCGCATCAACAAGGTGACCGAGACGCTGCGCGTGATCGAGGAACGCCTCAGCCGCCTGGTCGAGGTCGGCGGCCGCGCCCCGGGCGCCGTGCCGCCGCCGCCGGCCCCGGCCGAAGCCGCGCCGGTCCCGGACGGCGGCGATGGCCATCTGCTCAACGGCCCGCAACTGCCGGCGTCGGCCGCGACCCAGGACGACATCGATCGGCTGTTCGCGTCGATCTGAGGCCGAACGCCCGATGTCCCGCCATCGTTTCCTCGCGCCCGCCGGGCGGGGCCGTGCGCCGACCCTGACTGCGCCGGTGTTGACTGCGCCCGTGCTGGCCGCACTTGCCCTGGTGCTCGCCCTCGGTCTCGGCGGGGACGCCCGGGCCGAGCCGGCGGCGGTCGGCGTGCGCGGCTGGGATCATGGTGATTACGGCCGCCTCGTCTTCGATCTCGCGCCCGGCATCGACGGGCAGGCCAGCCTCGGCGGCGAGATCTTGACCATTACATTCTCGGCCCCGGTCAGGCTCGACGCCGCCACCGCGCTGCGCCGCCTCGGCCGGCTCGCGGCGGGCGCCAGCCTCAGTCCGGACGGTTTGAGCCTGACCGTCACCCTGAAGCAGCCGGTGAACCTGAAACCCGAACGCTATCAGGACAAGCTGGTCCTGGACCTTCGCCCGGCCGCGGAACCGGCGAATCCCGCCCCGGCAACGCCCGGGGCCGGAAAGCCCGAGCCGGCGAAACCGGCGCAAGCCGCCCCCGAAACCGCGGCAGCCCCGGCGAAACCCGCGGCCCCGGCCCCCGAAGCGGCGACCGCACCGGGGAAACCGGCCCCGGCGACGCCGGAAGCGGCGAAACCCGCGGTTCCGGCCCCTGACGCTGCGGCGGCCGTCCCTGCGAAGCCTGAGGCGGCGAAACCCGCGGTTCCGGCTCCTGACGCTGCGGCGGTCGTCCCTGCGAAGCCGGTTCCGGCGAAGCCTGAGGCGGGAAAACCCGTGGTTCCGGCCCCTGACGCTGCGGCGCCCGCGCCTGCGAAGCCCGTCCCGGCGAAGCCTGCGGTTCCGGGTCCTGAAGCGGCGATGCCCGATGCGGGGCATGGCGTTCCGGCCCACCCGCCGGTCGCGGCGGCCGATGCGGGGCCGGCGGCGGTCACGCTGCGCCAAGGGCTGGGCGGGCCGGAGGTGGTCATGTCGTTTCCGGCGCCGGTGGGGGCGGCGGTCTTCGGGCGGGGCGATGCGCTCTGGTTCGTGTTCGACGGCCCGGGCGGCGGTCCCGCGCCGGCCCTGGTCAATGCGCTGGCCGACCTC encodes:
- a CDS encoding protein phosphatase CheZ, which codes for MSNTTRTFNDRRFADRLAAIAAETGGRVPVAEIGRIVASLLDSLEGGPAAVPVPGPASASVLIPASVPAVADELESLLAYIHQTQAEIAALRPAELTGEKIPQANDQLRSVVDATEQATGVFLDIAEELEALADTFGSANADDIRTIATRIYEASNFQDITGQRINKVTETLRVIEERLSRLVEVGGRAPGAVPPPPAPAEAAPVPDGGDGHLLNGPQLPASAATQDDIDRLFASI
- a CDS encoding MotE family protein — its product is MSAAAKPVRRVALLPVVAGVALAVLALRLPEMAVAVTRYLPAANSARAAEPAAPAPAPAPAPVPAAAAPAATPTPAFDPDKLTPGEIDVLQNLAKRRAELDTRARELDSREALMAAAEARIDKKLAEIKEAEARLAAATASRSAEDEAQIARLVKVYETMKPADAANIFNTLDFPVLIEVAGRMKEAKIAPVLAAMDPEAAKALTVALARRRGSESAPAAAGSGG
- a CDS encoding DUF6468 domain-containing protein; the encoded protein is MGAIGLAMDLLLGGLLIATIVLAVRLHRKLQGLRGGHDELRLLVEGLNEATRRAQAGIIELRMAAEASSARLGHQVETARKATDELSLLVASADNLADRLARAGSPAPKPADPGRPAADPAILRALKDIR
- a CDS encoding flagellar basal body-associated FliL family protein encodes the protein MASNAASQQDLDSLVSGLAPGDGAEGGEGKKKKGRKLLFILLPVALLLLGGGGAYVAGLLDPLLGKTEEAADGHGGEAAHGEVKPGEGKPGEHGAAAAADPVFYDLPDMLVNLHTTGTRAAYLKIKLALQYTDPLMTPVLQKVQPRIIDSFQIYLRELRIEDLEGSAGLMRLKEELLARSNQLMAPARIDDVLFKEMLVQ
- the fliM gene encoding flagellar motor switch protein FliM, with the translated sequence MAGEQDQAGTPVDEDALAAEWAAMAGGDEPDEAGEGAAAADADDAGLPEDAALAGQSGRALSQDEIDSLLGFDAVDAGANAQTGIRSIINSSLVSYGRLPMLEIVFDRLVRLLSTSMRNFTSDNVEVTLDNITSIRFGEYLNSIPLPAILAVFRAEEWDNYGLLTVESNLIYSIVDVLLGGRKGTTPMRIEGRPYTTIERNLVERMVMVVLKDMKTAFEPLTPVDFHFDRLEVNPRFATIARDPNAAILVKLRVDMEDRGGRIELVLPYATIEPVRELLLQMFMGEKFGRDTIWESHLATELWSTEVQVDAVLDEQVMNLGEVMNFKVGQTIMLNCAPDSPIELKCGGTPMLRGRMGRIGAMVAVKVEESLMKPKRGGGKG